From Methanomicrobia archaeon, a single genomic window includes:
- a CDS encoding DUF167 domain-containing protein, translating into METRTIKVIPNARADEVIEAEPLIVRVTAAPTKGRANKAVVQLLSAYFNANVRIVAGASSRKKVVEIEHRD; encoded by the coding sequence ATGGAGACGAGGACGATCAAGGTCATTCCCAACGCACGAGCGGACGAGGTCATCGAGGCCGAGCCACTCATCGTGCGGGTAACAGCGGCACCGACAAAAGGCAGGGCTAATAAAGCGGTCGTTCAACTGCTTTCCGCATACTTCAACGCGAACGTGCGGATCGTTGCCGGTGCGAGCAGCAGGAAGAAGGTGGTGGAGATCGAGCACCGGGACTGA
- a CDS encoding acylphosphatase, giving the protein METMLRAHVVVSGRVQGVYYRYATRAEATMRGVKGWVRNLRDGRVEAVFEGDMVKVEEMIDFCHYGTPDAKVSSVEVTWEEYTGEFKEFSIRYR; this is encoded by the coding sequence ATGGAGACAATGCTACGGGCGCATGTGGTGGTCTCCGGGCGTGTGCAGGGCGTTTACTATCGCTACGCCACCCGTGCGGAGGCGACGATGCGCGGTGTGAAGGGTTGGGTGCGCAACCTGCGGGATGGCCGTGTGGAAGCGGTCTTTGAAGGCGATATGGTGAAAGTGGAGGAGATGATCGACTTCTGTCATTACGGCACGCCGGACGCGAAAGTCTCTTCGGTCGAGGTAACCTGGGAGGAGTATACGGGCGAGTTCAAGGAGTTCTCCATTCGCTATCGATAG